tggtcctgctgctcctgggcagtcCCGGGCGCAGACCCTGTgccaccgtgcaggctggcgcAGGCACCcgcccaggggcagccactcCTCGGGGCACTCAGCGGCAGCTGCAGCGCGTGGCCCGCGGGCAGCGCGCCAGGCGGGAGCGACTGACTCCCTTCGCCAGGCACCGGCGGCCACGTCACGGGACAAGGCGGCCATTGTGGCAGCcacaggaggcacagcccgCGCCCCCGGTACCTGAGAAGCCGAGGTCGGCCAGGACCAGGTACTTGCGGTCGGTAGTGTTGCTGATCTGGGGGAAATAGACGTCCaccatgaagaagaagatgcAGGCGAGGAAGGCGAGGACGCCGATGCCGATGCCGTAGCGACAAGCGTCCTCGTTGTGGTTGAAGATGCAGTAGAGCTGGGGGTCCTCGGGCAGGCTCATATAGCCATCCCCGACCAGGCAGGCGAACACGATCAGGGCGAAGACCTGCGGGGCGGAGCCGATGTCCGGTGGGCGGCACCGAGGCCGGGGGGGGCCCTTTGGGGGCTGCCTGTCCTGGCGGGCGAGGGGCACCGGCCTGCGGCGGGGAGACGCCGTCCCGGCGGGGCtctcccgtcccgtcccgtcccgtcccgtcccgtcccgtcccgtcccgtcccgtcccgacTCACCGCGCTGACGATCCGCGCCAGCACCTGCGGCTGCTGCACGAAGCGGACCAGGCTGAAGGCACCGCCGGCCTTGGCCGCCCCGTAAGCGCCTCCGCCGCCCTCCATGGCGTTCCGCCGCCGCTCCTGCGCGGCACCGCCCTGGGAGGGCCGGCCCTTGCGGACcggggcgccggggcggggcgggcgggctgGGCCCGGCGGGACAGGGGCTCCCCCGCCCGGGCATAGAGCGCCGCGCCGCACCCGCGCCGCATCCCGCTCCGTCCCTCCTTCCGCCCCGGTGTAACGGAGGACGGGAGCGCCGGCCCCACGCCTCGGCCGCCGACGGACACCGGTGAGCGCAGCCGAGGGGAAAAGGGGGCTTCTGGGGAGCTCCCGCCGCCTCCACCCGGTACCGGGAGGCGGCAAG
The DNA window shown above is from Lonchura striata isolate bLonStr1 chromosome 19, bLonStr1.mat, whole genome shotgun sequence and carries:
- the SYNGR2 gene encoding synaptogyrin-2, with protein sequence MEGGGGAYGAAKAGGAFSLVRFVQQPQVLARIVSAVFALIVFACLVGDGYMSLPEDPQLYCIFNHNEDACRYGIGIGVLAFLACIFFFMVDVYFPQISNTTDRKYLVLADLGFSGLWTFLWFIGFCFLTNQWSWTRAEDVYIGADSARAAITFSFFSIFSWGLLLTFAYKRYKMGVEDFAQSYADPSPGVPTPYSSYPNISHESYQQPPFTHTAEAPEGYQPPPVY